The following is a genomic window from Saprospiraceae bacterium.
CTATTTTTTTAAGTTCTGGCAGCGTTTTGATACCTATCCAACCTTCATAATTAAGTTTGGTCTTTCCTGTATTTCCATCTTCGGTAAAACTGGTGTGGTACCAATCTTTGTAAGGCGACTTATCCAGATTTTTTTCAATGTCTTTGAATGCCCAAAAATTATTTCCTGTATGGTTCCATGAGAAGTCCAAAATGACCCTGATGCCTTCAGCATGAAGTTTTTTAACTAAATTGATAAACTTTTTATCAGCACTGGTCCACTGCCAGGTAGATGGATCTGCCGGATTTTCTTTTGACATTAAATCTAAGTCACTTGCCACATCATCTCCAAAGGTGACATCAATGTGATGGTAAGATCTTGCATCATATTTATGCAAAGAAGGTGCATCATTGAGTGGGTTGAAATAAATGGCATTGATACCCAAATCCTTCAGATATGGTATTTTTTCTTCCACACCAGCTAAATCTTCCCCATACCGTCTCATCTGTATAGTGCGATAGAAGTCGAGACCTGTCTTTTTTGCCCATGACTCTTGCTCATACCAGTTTTGTCCCCAAGGGCTGACATCCCAATCCGGTGGAAGAGCATCAATCAAACCGTTTTCGCAGGTTTTTAATGTTGGATTATTTTTAGGATTTCCATTTCTGAACCTCTCCACAAATATCTGATACCAAATTGCTTCCCTGGCCCATTTTGGTGGTTTATCAAAATCTGTTTCAGAAGTATCTGAACCCTTTCTACTTGAATTACATCCAGTCATGGTTATCACCAAAATATCAATATGCGACTTAAAATTGTCATTTAATGATTTTTGACAAAAATATTTAATTCCAATTTATATTTTTGATAAAGTGTTAAATAAAAAGTTACTTTGTGAGTCAAAGAATATAATACCAAAAGTAGACATGTCTGATTCAAATATATTTTCTTTAATCAAAAACATGCAACCTCAACTTCATAAAGGAGCATACGTGTATTGTACAGTTCAGCAATTAAGTACTGAAATACTTCAAAATTGTATTATGATTTTTAAAGAAGAGGAATCTTTTACATTGATATTGGAAAAAAATTATGCTGATAAAGAATCTATAAATTATCAATACGTGGCAGCCTGGATTACATTAGAAGTATATTCATCTCTCGAAACCACAGGATTGACGGCCGCATTTTCAAAGGCTTTGGCCGATGAAGGTGT
Proteins encoded in this region:
- a CDS encoding ACT domain-containing protein, with the protein product MSDSNIFSLIKNMQPQLHKGAYVYCTVQQLSTEILQNCIMIFKEEESFTLILEKNYADKESINYQYVAAWITLEVYSSLETTGLTAAFSKALADEGVSCNVVAAFHHDHIFVPFHEASLAIEVLQKLSSSS